The Alkalibacter rhizosphaerae genomic sequence TACCGGCGAATATGCGATTTTTTTACCTCTTTTATTTGGCTTGTCCGGTTGGGTCAATACCATAGCTACTTCGATATCCGATCTCAGCAATTGCTTCAGGGTCTCGACGGCGAATACCGGCGTTCCCATGAAAACTACTTTCATTCTTCCACTTCCTCAAAGATTGCCGTTTCTTCAAAATCCTCGTCGTCTTCTTCTTCTTCGTCATCTTCCTCTACACGATCTGTAAACAAGATGCCGTTCAAGTGGTCGATTTCGTGGCATACGGCGATGGCCAGCAAGCCTTCCCCTTCCAGCACCTGGGTTTCCCCTTCCATATCCATGTATTCGACCTTTACTTTTTCCGGTCTGGTTACTTTGCCGGTCACTTCCGGAAGGGACAAGCACCCTTCCAGTCCTTTCTGGCACCCTTCTTCGTCGATCAGCACCGGATTGATCATGGTGATGGGTCCTTCGCCTACATCGATGACAATGATCCGGCGCAGTATGCCGACCTGGTTTGCCGCCAAGCCAACGCCCTCAGAATGGTACATGGTCTCCAGCATGTCCATCTGCAAGGTGTGGATCCGGTCGGTTATTTCATCAATATTTCTTGCTTTTTTTCTCAATATGGGATCTTCATCCACTCGTATGTTACGCAGTGCCATAACGGCCCCTCCTTAAAAAATAAAATTTGGATTTACGTCCACAAAAATAGTGGACTTGAACTGTTTTGTCTCTTTACTACGTTGTACATGGTGGATGGCTTCCTGAAAAGCATCCACATGTTCCGTCTTGATCAAAATATAATACCTGTATTTGTTGTTCACCCGAACGATGTTGGATTTGGATGGCGGATATGCTTCAAAGACCAAAGACGGGTCCGTTTTTGTCACCTCTGCCGAAAGCAGTCGATGGTACTCGGAGCACTCCTTTGCCACTTCCTTTTCATCGTTTCCGGAGAATCCAATGTACATCAGCGTGGAAAAAGGGGGATATCGATTCATTTTTCGATAGGCCACTTCTTTCTCATAAAAACCTTCGTAATCATGCTGCTGTGCATGGGTGATGGCATAATGATCCGGTTCGTAGGTTTGAATCACCACATTGCCTTTCTTGTTTCCCCGTCCGGCCCTTCCGGCTACCTGGGTGATGAGTTGAAAGGTTCTTTCCGAAGACCGGTAATCCGGGAAATTCAAGGTCAGATCCGCCAGCAGGACACCCACCAGCGTCACATTTTCAAAATCAAACCCTTTTGTGACCATTTGGGTCCCCAAAAGGATGTCTGCTTTCCCCAGGGTAAAATCTTCCACGGCATCGGCAATGGCATCCTTCTTTTTCATGGAATCCGTATCCATCCGCAATACGGTGGCATGGGGAAAATATTTCTGCAACATGTTTTGCATCCGTTCCGTTCCTGTTCCGGAATACTTCATTTTACGGCTGCCGCAAGCGGGACATTGGTGCTGTACCGGTGCTGTCGCTTTGCAGTAATGACATTCCAGTCGATTGTCCTCTCCATGGTATGTCATGGTGACATCGCACTGCTTACATTTTACAACATAACCGCAATCCCTGCAAAAAACATAACTGAAATATCCCCGTTTGTTTAAAAAAAGAATGATCTGTTCTTTTCTTTTCAATGCCTCCCTCATGGAAGCATACAGGGTCCGGCTAAGAAAGGATCGATTTCCAGACTGCAACTCCACCCGCATATCCACCACCA encodes the following:
- the def gene encoding peptide deformylase, with the translated sequence MALRNIRVDEDPILRKKARNIDEITDRIHTLQMDMLETMYHSEGVGLAANQVGILRRIIVIDVGEGPITMINPVLIDEEGCQKGLEGCLSLPEVTGKVTRPEKVKVEYMDMEGETQVLEGEGLLAIAVCHEIDHLNGILFTDRVEEDDEEEEDDEDFEETAIFEEVEE